In one window of Arachis ipaensis cultivar K30076 chromosome B06, Araip1.1, whole genome shotgun sequence DNA:
- the LOC107647835 gene encoding protein PHOSPHATE STARVATION RESPONSE 1 isoform X2 — MKAHPAKQLNNMGMSGALPSSLASLPPSLEDTYSKLSDSQPAFVENELTTRPFTHSSSSGVVGPMFSSSPGYSTDLHHSSLSPHDKQSKNTHFLSPTFGNIASLPLPYSSNNGPIPSTTPTHYSKGNSASWHADSLNSFLDLPTSTPIDSSQVESSACNIMASEDYSKQNNWQEWADQLISDDDTLTSNWNDILVDNIQDLEPKVPKSSSQFPAAHQQLPASSGENHVGATPSSSANSAPAKPRMRWTPELHEAFVDAVNQLGGSERATPKGVLKLMKVEGLTIYHVKSHLQKYRTARYRPESSEGSSEKKLGTIEEMPSLDLKTGIEITEALRMQMEVQKRLHEQLEIQRNLQLRIEEQGRYLQMMFEKQCKSGGIEPFKASSSAIDSTSGVSSDAMKDSPAKSEMEAIPVDLCSSGPHQANGNATAEKKSLEVSGKQDAPEDPKQLASESEDSGHPPKRPRTDE; from the exons ATGAAAGCACACCCTGCAAAGCAACTCAATAACATGGGGATGTCAGGAGCACTTCCTTCCTCGTTGGCCAGCCTTCCACCGTCTCTAGAAGATACATACTCCAAATTATCTGATTCACAGCCTGCTTTTGTGGAAAATGAGCTTACAACAAGACCTTTTACTCATTCAAGTTCTAGTGGAGTAGTTGGgcctatgttttcttcttctccgGGATATTCAACCGATCTTCATCATTCATCCCTTTCACCTCATGATAAACAATCTAAAAATACTCATTTTTTGTCACCGACATTCGGTAACATTGCTTCGTTGCCATTACCTTATTCTTCAAATAATGGACCAATACCTTCGACCACACCAACACATTATTCCAAAGGAAACAGTGCTTCCTGGCATGCAGATTCCCTGAATAGCTTTCTTGATTTGCCCACTAGTACCCCCATTGACAGCAGTCAAGTAGAAAGCAGTGCCTGCAATATTATGGCATCTGAGGATTATTCTAAGCAAAATAATTGGCAGGAGTGGGCTGACCAGCTAATCAGTGACGATGACACTTTGACTTCTAATTGGAATGATATTCTTGTTGACAACATTCAAGATCTTGAACCAAAG GTTCCAAAATCATCTTCACAATTTCCAGCAGCCCATCAACAACTACCTGCTTCATCTGGAGAAAATCATGTGGGTGCCACGCCATCTTCCTCAGCAAATTCTGCACCTGCCAAGCCCCGGATGCGATGGACACCCGAGCTTCATGAGGCCTTTGTCGATGCTGTCAATCAACTAGGTGGGAGTGAAA GAGCTACTCCTAAGGGCGTGCTGAAACTCATGAAAGTTGAAGGACTAACTATATACCATGTTAAAAGCCACTTACAG AAATACAGGACAGCTAGATATAGACCAGAGTCATCTGAAG GATCTTCTGAGAAAAAACTAGGTACCATTGAAGAGATGCCATCTTTAGATTTGAAGAC TGGTATTGAAATCACTGAAGCTCTGCGAATGCAGATGGAGGTTCAGAAGCGCTTGCACGAGCAGCTTGAG ATTCAAAGAAATCTACAGTTACGTATAGAAGAACAAGGAAGGTATCTCCAGATGATGTTTGAGAAGCAATGCAAATCTGGTGGCATTGAACCATTCAAGGCATCATCATCTGCCATTGATAGTACATCTGGAGTGTCCTCTGATGCCATGAAAGATTCACCTGCCAAAAGTGAAATGGAAGCCATCCCAGTGGACCTTTGCAGTTCAGGGCCTCATCAAGCTAATGGCAATGCCACAGCTGAGAAAAAATCCCTGGAAGTGAGTGGGAAGCAAGATGCTCCCGAAGATCCTAAGCAACTTGCTTCTGAAAGTGAAGATAGTGGTCATCCCCCAAAGCGTCCGAGGACAGATGAGTGA
- the LOC107647835 gene encoding protein PHOSPHATE STARVATION RESPONSE 1 isoform X1, with translation MKAHPAKQLNNMGMSGALPSSLASLPPSLEDTYSKLSDSQPAFVENELTTRPFTHSSSSGVVGPMFSSSPGYSTDLHHSSLSPHDKQSKNTHFLSPTFGNIASLPLPYSSNNGPIPSTTPTHYSKGNSASWHADSLNSFLDLPTSTPIDSSQVESSACNIMASEDYSKQNNWQEWADQLISDDDTLTSNWNDILVDNIQDLEPKVVFQVPKSSSQFPAAHQQLPASSGENHVGATPSSSANSAPAKPRMRWTPELHEAFVDAVNQLGGSERATPKGVLKLMKVEGLTIYHVKSHLQKYRTARYRPESSEGSSEKKLGTIEEMPSLDLKTGIEITEALRMQMEVQKRLHEQLEIQRNLQLRIEEQGRYLQMMFEKQCKSGGIEPFKASSSAIDSTSGVSSDAMKDSPAKSEMEAIPVDLCSSGPHQANGNATAEKKSLEVSGKQDAPEDPKQLASESEDSGHPPKRPRTDE, from the exons ATGAAAGCACACCCTGCAAAGCAACTCAATAACATGGGGATGTCAGGAGCACTTCCTTCCTCGTTGGCCAGCCTTCCACCGTCTCTAGAAGATACATACTCCAAATTATCTGATTCACAGCCTGCTTTTGTGGAAAATGAGCTTACAACAAGACCTTTTACTCATTCAAGTTCTAGTGGAGTAGTTGGgcctatgttttcttcttctccgGGATATTCAACCGATCTTCATCATTCATCCCTTTCACCTCATGATAAACAATCTAAAAATACTCATTTTTTGTCACCGACATTCGGTAACATTGCTTCGTTGCCATTACCTTATTCTTCAAATAATGGACCAATACCTTCGACCACACCAACACATTATTCCAAAGGAAACAGTGCTTCCTGGCATGCAGATTCCCTGAATAGCTTTCTTGATTTGCCCACTAGTACCCCCATTGACAGCAGTCAAGTAGAAAGCAGTGCCTGCAATATTATGGCATCTGAGGATTATTCTAAGCAAAATAATTGGCAGGAGTGGGCTGACCAGCTAATCAGTGACGATGACACTTTGACTTCTAATTGGAATGATATTCTTGTTGACAACATTCAAGATCTTGAACCAAAG GTGGTGTTCCAGGTTCCAAAATCATCTTCACAATTTCCAGCAGCCCATCAACAACTACCTGCTTCATCTGGAGAAAATCATGTGGGTGCCACGCCATCTTCCTCAGCAAATTCTGCACCTGCCAAGCCCCGGATGCGATGGACACCCGAGCTTCATGAGGCCTTTGTCGATGCTGTCAATCAACTAGGTGGGAGTGAAA GAGCTACTCCTAAGGGCGTGCTGAAACTCATGAAAGTTGAAGGACTAACTATATACCATGTTAAAAGCCACTTACAG AAATACAGGACAGCTAGATATAGACCAGAGTCATCTGAAG GATCTTCTGAGAAAAAACTAGGTACCATTGAAGAGATGCCATCTTTAGATTTGAAGAC TGGTATTGAAATCACTGAAGCTCTGCGAATGCAGATGGAGGTTCAGAAGCGCTTGCACGAGCAGCTTGAG ATTCAAAGAAATCTACAGTTACGTATAGAAGAACAAGGAAGGTATCTCCAGATGATGTTTGAGAAGCAATGCAAATCTGGTGGCATTGAACCATTCAAGGCATCATCATCTGCCATTGATAGTACATCTGGAGTGTCCTCTGATGCCATGAAAGATTCACCTGCCAAAAGTGAAATGGAAGCCATCCCAGTGGACCTTTGCAGTTCAGGGCCTCATCAAGCTAATGGCAATGCCACAGCTGAGAAAAAATCCCTGGAAGTGAGTGGGAAGCAAGATGCTCCCGAAGATCCTAAGCAACTTGCTTCTGAAAGTGAAGATAGTGGTCATCCCCCAAAGCGTCCGAGGACAGATGAGTGA